In Phormidium yuhuli AB48, one genomic interval encodes:
- a CDS encoding chemotaxis protein CheW: protein MPSDPVDSSLNYPNLSLKVDTPGAVEAADSQTRKFLQFYIGERDFALIPVETVAEIATVRLSEVLPVPEMRSCILGVYNWRGEMLWVVDFGELLGYPPLYGLRSSSSRRGSDILTSGAIAQTVAIVVEWNEQVIGFMVPQVLDLALYNLANLQAADVQLFPPAIVPYLQGYFIDEQGELAIVIDIAEVFRLLQGNRQ, encoded by the coding sequence TTGCCATCTGATCCTGTGGACTCATCCCTGAATTATCCCAATCTCTCCTTAAAGGTCGATACGCCGGGTGCTGTTGAGGCGGCCGACTCCCAAACTCGTAAATTTTTGCAGTTTTATATCGGGGAGCGAGACTTTGCCTTAATTCCCGTGGAGACGGTGGCTGAAATCGCGACCGTGCGTTTATCAGAAGTGTTGCCCGTCCCGGAGATGCGATCGTGCATTTTGGGGGTTTACAATTGGCGTGGTGAGATGTTGTGGGTGGTTGATTTCGGGGAACTCCTCGGCTACCCTCCGCTGTATGGCCTGCGTAGTAGCAGTTCCCGCCGTGGCAGCGACATTCTGACCAGCGGTGCGATCGCCCAAACGGTGGCGATTGTGGTGGAATGGAATGAACAGGTGATTGGCTTCATGGTTCCCCAGGTTTTAGACTTGGCCCTCTATAACTTAGCTAATCTCCAAGCCGCCGACGTTCAACTGTTTCCCCCCGCCATTGTCCCCTATTTACAAGGGTATTTTATTGATGAACAGGGGGAACTCGCTATTGTCATCGACATTGCCGAAGTCTTTCGGTTACTACAAGGCAATAGGCAATAG
- a CDS encoding IS4 family transposase, translating to MSEFSSQGLFRPQVQRSLEKAYSLACSKPNLSFSQCMGNSFRQTVARLFSHKQMTQDVMLSRHIEATRERASATEGDYVIAAQDTTYYNYSGHKEMSGLGVIQGKVRGVIQHNVLLVNESGLPLGLLGQQYWTRKGGLNLAEGEKESCKWLKGLDAINEQARQSSKCFVSVEDREGDVFDLFKAPREDNVEFIVRVYQQRNLEVASSQVVAKLAEIPEELEDFGYERIRIERQNREVEVTLRLRAGAVNVYPEKKLSPRKHKTQGLSLVVAEEIRCVDVKTQEELSPTQEAATWYLLTSLPIETREQVIRVTRFYALRWQVERFHYTLKSGALNVEKLQFDDIHTLVNALSFYSVVAWQLLALTHGIRENPEQCAQVVFDSEEVTLLEKVSSQKIVSLGQAVLALTKLIGFAPSKKQPFPGVKVLATALDRFFFMKLASLGSSGVES from the coding sequence ATGAGCGAGTTCAGCAGCCAAGGACTATTCCGACCCCAAGTTCAAAGAAGTCTAGAGAAAGCCTATAGCCTGGCCTGTAGCAAACCCAACTTATCATTCTCTCAATGTATGGGTAACAGTTTTCGCCAAACCGTTGCCCGTCTGTTCTCCCATAAGCAAATGACCCAAGATGTGATGCTATCGAGACATATCGAAGCGACAAGGGAACGAGCCTCAGCCACAGAAGGGGACTATGTGATTGCCGCCCAAGACACCACCTATTACAACTACTCAGGACACAAGGAGATGTCGGGGCTAGGGGTAATCCAAGGAAAAGTCAGAGGAGTCATACAACACAATGTCCTCCTGGTGAACGAGTCCGGTCTGCCCTTAGGACTGTTAGGACAACAATATTGGACTCGAAAGGGGGGACTGAATCTAGCCGAAGGAGAAAAAGAAAGCTGTAAATGGCTCAAGGGGCTAGATGCCATCAATGAGCAAGCGAGGCAATCGAGCAAGTGCTTTGTCTCAGTCGAAGACCGAGAAGGAGACGTGTTTGACCTGTTCAAAGCTCCCCGAGAAGACAATGTCGAATTCATCGTCCGGGTGTATCAACAGCGAAACTTGGAAGTCGCCTCGAGCCAAGTGGTGGCTAAACTCGCCGAGATTCCCGAGGAGTTGGAAGACTTTGGCTATGAACGGATACGGATTGAGCGTCAAAACCGAGAAGTGGAGGTGACTCTTCGCTTAAGAGCTGGGGCGGTCAACGTTTATCCGGAGAAAAAGTTAAGTCCCAGAAAGCATAAAACGCAAGGTTTATCCTTGGTCGTCGCCGAGGAAATCCGTTGTGTCGACGTGAAAACCCAGGAAGAGCTGTCCCCTACCCAAGAAGCGGCTACTTGGTATTTATTGACCAGTCTGCCAATTGAGACCCGAGAGCAGGTGATACGGGTAACCCGCTTTTATGCCCTCAGATGGCAAGTCGAACGCTTTCATTACACTCTCAAGTCCGGAGCCTTGAATGTGGAAAAATTACAGTTTGATGATATCCATACCCTAGTCAACGCCTTGAGCTTTTATTCAGTGGTCGCCTGGCAGCTACTGGCCCTGACTCATGGGATTCGGGAAAATCCTGAACAATGTGCCCAGGTGGTGTTTGATTCGGAGGAGGTGACCTTGTTAGAGAAGGTCTCCTCTCAAAAAATCGTTTCTCTTGGTCAGGCCGTCTTAGCCTTAACTAAACTGATTGGCTTTGCCCCGTCGAAAAAACAACCCTTTCCGGGAGTGAAAGTGCTGGCCACGGCTCTGGACCGCTTTTTCTTTATGAAGCTAGCTTCTCTGGGGTCTTCCGGGGTTGAGAGCTAG
- a CDS encoding dihydroorotase, which yields MSQTVPLLIRNAQVLMSDDRLAPADVWIDEGRIVAVEANLSQREGEYREIDAQGLTLLPGVIDPQVHFREPGLEYKEDLFTASCACAKGGVTSYLEMPNTKPLTTTQAALDQKLALAAEKSLVNYGFFIGATEENLPDLREANPTCGIKIFMGSMKGPLLVDDEAALDAIFREGDRLIAVHAEDRTRIEQRRKQFAGITDPAVHSQIQDNEAALIATKRALRLSKTYRRRLHILHMSTGEEAELLRQEKPDWVTAEVTPQHLVLNTSAYAEIGSKAQMNPPLKSERDNEILWQALQDGVIDFIATDHAPHTLEEKARTYPDTPSGMPGVETSLPLMLTQAMAGRCTVAQVARWMSTNPAKGYGIANKGRIAPGYDADLVLVDLQTYRTVEAKDLATKCGWSPFEGWSLTGFPRFTIVGGQVVLDQGQLQTGIRGQALSFG from the coding sequence ATGTCACAAACTGTCCCTCTCCTAATTCGTAATGCCCAGGTTTTGATGTCGGATGACCGCCTCGCGCCGGCGGATGTCTGGATTGACGAGGGCCGTATTGTGGCGGTGGAGGCGAATTTGAGCCAGCGGGAGGGGGAGTATCGTGAGATTGATGCTCAGGGGTTAACCCTGTTGCCGGGGGTGATTGACCCCCAGGTGCATTTCCGGGAACCGGGGTTGGAGTATAAGGAAGATTTGTTTACGGCCAGTTGCGCCTGTGCCAAGGGGGGGGTGACCTCCTATTTGGAGATGCCCAACACTAAACCCCTGACGACCACCCAGGCGGCATTGGATCAGAAGTTGGCTTTGGCGGCGGAGAAATCTTTGGTCAACTATGGTTTCTTTATTGGGGCCACGGAGGAAAATCTGCCGGATTTGCGGGAGGCGAACCCGACCTGTGGCATTAAGATTTTTATGGGGTCGATGAAGGGGCCGCTGTTGGTGGATGATGAGGCGGCGTTGGATGCGATTTTCCGGGAGGGCGATCGCCTAATTGCGGTTCATGCGGAGGATCGCACTCGCATTGAACAGCGGCGAAAACAGTTTGCGGGGATTACCGATCCCGCTGTCCATTCTCAAATTCAGGACAATGAGGCGGCACTTATTGCCACTAAACGGGCCCTACGGTTGTCAAAAACCTATCGTCGCCGTTTACATATCCTCCATATGTCTACGGGGGAGGAGGCGGAGTTACTGCGTCAGGAGAAGCCGGACTGGGTGACGGCGGAAGTCACCCCGCAGCATTTGGTATTGAATACGAGCGCCTATGCTGAGATTGGCTCTAAGGCTCAGATGAATCCTCCTCTGAAGTCAGAGCGGGACAATGAGATTCTTTGGCAGGCGTTGCAGGATGGGGTGATTGATTTTATCGCCACAGACCATGCCCCCCATACCCTAGAGGAGAAGGCACGAACCTACCCAGATACTCCCTCGGGGATGCCTGGGGTGGAAACCTCGTTACCGCTGATGTTGACCCAGGCTATGGCGGGTCGCTGTACGGTGGCTCAGGTGGCTCGCTGGATGTCCACTAATCCGGCAAAAGGCTATGGGATTGCCAATAAGGGGCGGATTGCTCCAGGCTATGATGCGGATTTGGTACTGGTGGATTTACAGACCTATCGCACGGTTGAGGCGAAGGATTTGGCGACGAAATGCGGCTGGAGTCCTTTTGAGGGCTGGTCGTTGACAGGATTTCCCCGGTTTACCATTGTTGGGGGGCAAGTCGTGCTCGATCAGGGTCAACTTCAGACCGGGATTCGTGGTCAGGCCCTGAGTTTTGGTTAA
- a CDS encoding GAF domain-containing protein — protein sequence MSPRESTSPATTNLSAPIAKSLEEQLKAIRQQAAKITQPLQQAHSLETACQDVVAQLQQVFECDRALIYRLCDRSIDAFIDQFPNPVSGLSFNGGGNGANRPSSNGSIDSGLPLTSANGGNLTGTVIAEAVSRGWTPALGDRLHIAAFGVETLDDYQNLGFISIADQSRTNLTPHQQQILNRYQVQAALTIPLKLGPKLWGVLSVQHCQNPYSWSEREIAILRQVAGELISFQQSLNGPRTSMLDPNPQQIEDVLERLRNSFDRVQDRDRSVARVIERIRQSLNIDIIFRTTTKEVRLLLKCDRVAVYQFNSDFSGQFVAESVTSGWVKLVGEDVERVWKDTYLEENQGGRYANHETYAVTDIYTIGHDPCHVELLEQFEARAYTLVPIFQGEHLWGILAAYQNNGPREWQKSEVDLLQRIADQLGVALQQAETVAQLRRQSDRISQAAERDRTVAQVIDRIRQSLDISSIFNVTTKEVRLLLQCDRVAVYQFNPDFSGQFVAESVTPGWGKLVGPEVERVWKDTYLEENQGGRYAYRETYAVTDIYEAGHDPCHVELLEQFEARAYTLVPIFQGETLWGILAAYQNDSPREWQEDEVQLLVRIADQLGVALQQAETVQELRRQSERIARTAERERAVTQVIERIRESLDLDTIFDTTTSEVRRLLKTDRVCVYQFAEDWSGSFIAESVGATWAPLVQRQQQVPTLRENVSQCDNMNRLIEGQQSAQLAPQASGPASRDTYLQETEGGRFQTEQSFAVEDIYHAGFSTCYLEVLEQYQCRAYAIVPIFKGPQLWGLLAAYQNNGPRTWENEEVTLLRQIGTQLGVAIQQSEYLQQLQEQSLQLEAAAQRDKAAKEQLQKRALELLMAVRPALDGDLTVRIPVTEDEMGTLADSFNNTLQSLRKIVMQVQTAAGQVVQSSQSSDASLMELSDQAQQQFEEISKTLDRIQDVVGFTQTTANNAQQVEVALQGANRTLEAGDDAMNRTVEGIADIRQTVAAAAKGIARLTQSSQNIAKVVNLINNFATQTNLLALNAAIEATRAGEYGRGFAVVADEVRSLARQSADATTEIENLVQEIQAETKDVTLAMEMASEQVTKGTNLVGETRQTLNEIVAATAQIGELVQGITHATQVQTEQAQSVTEMMRSIAAIANQTSENSIAISSRFKDALTTAQELQSSAGQFKVN from the coding sequence ATGTCTCCTCGCGAATCCACATCCCCAGCCACCACCAACCTCTCGGCCCCCATTGCGAAAAGCTTAGAAGAACAACTCAAAGCGATTCGTCAGCAGGCCGCCAAGATTACCCAGCCTCTACAACAGGCCCACAGCTTAGAAACCGCCTGTCAGGACGTTGTGGCCCAACTTCAGCAGGTGTTTGAGTGCGATCGCGCCCTCATTTACCGCCTCTGCGATCGCAGTATTGATGCCTTTATTGACCAATTTCCCAACCCCGTCTCCGGACTCAGCTTCAATGGGGGAGGTAACGGAGCAAATCGTCCTAGTTCAAATGGCAGTATTGATTCAGGTCTTCCCCTCACCAGTGCTAATGGAGGGAATTTAACAGGAACCGTTATTGCTGAAGCTGTCAGTCGAGGTTGGACACCGGCATTGGGCGATCGCCTCCACATCGCCGCCTTTGGCGTTGAAACCCTAGACGACTATCAAAATCTAGGATTCATCTCCATCGCCGACCAATCCCGGACCAATCTCACCCCCCATCAGCAACAAATCCTCAACCGCTATCAAGTCCAGGCGGCCCTGACCATTCCCCTAAAACTTGGTCCAAAACTCTGGGGGGTCTTGTCCGTACAGCATTGTCAGAATCCCTACTCCTGGTCAGAACGAGAAATTGCCATCCTACGACAAGTGGCCGGGGAGTTAATCAGTTTCCAGCAGAGTCTCAACGGCCCGAGAACCTCCATGCTCGACCCCAACCCCCAGCAGATTGAGGATGTGTTGGAACGGTTGCGGAACTCCTTTGACCGAGTTCAGGATCGCGATCGCAGTGTGGCGCGAGTGATTGAGCGGATTCGTCAATCCCTGAATATCGATATCATCTTCCGCACCACCACCAAAGAAGTGCGGTTGTTGCTGAAATGCGATCGCGTGGCCGTCTATCAATTCAACTCCGACTTTAGCGGTCAGTTCGTGGCCGAGTCCGTCACCTCCGGCTGGGTGAAACTGGTCGGTGAAGATGTCGAACGAGTCTGGAAAGATACCTATCTCGAAGAAAACCAGGGAGGACGCTACGCCAACCACGAAACCTACGCCGTTACCGATATCTACACCATCGGTCATGATCCCTGTCACGTCGAACTCCTCGAACAGTTCGAGGCCCGGGCCTATACCCTAGTTCCCATTTTCCAGGGCGAACATCTCTGGGGAATTCTAGCCGCCTATCAAAACAACGGCCCTCGGGAATGGCAAAAGAGCGAAGTGGATTTACTGCAACGCATTGCCGACCAGTTAGGAGTGGCCCTGCAACAAGCCGAAACCGTGGCCCAACTGCGTCGTCAATCCGATCGCATTAGCCAAGCCGCCGAGCGCGATCGCACCGTGGCCCAAGTCATCGACCGCATCCGTCAATCCCTTGATATCAGCAGTATTTTCAACGTTACCACCAAAGAAGTGCGGCTGTTACTGCAATGCGATCGCGTGGCCGTCTACCAATTCAACCCCGACTTCAGTGGTCAATTCGTCGCCGAGTCCGTCACCCCCGGCTGGGGTAAACTCGTCGGCCCTGAAGTAGAACGAGTCTGGAAAGACACCTACCTCGAAGAAAACCAAGGGGGACGTTACGCCTACCGAGAAACCTACGCCGTCACCGACATCTACGAAGCCGGCCATGACCCCTGTCACGTCGAACTCCTGGAACAGTTCGAGGCTCGGGCCTATACCCTAGTTCCCATTTTCCAAGGAGAAACCCTCTGGGGGATTCTCGCTGCCTATCAAAACGACAGCCCCCGAGAATGGCAAGAAGACGAAGTGCAACTGCTAGTGCGTATCGCCGACCAGTTGGGGGTGGCCCTGCAACAAGCCGAAACCGTCCAAGAACTGCGCCGCCAGTCCGAACGGATTGCCCGAACGGCTGAACGGGAGCGGGCCGTGACTCAAGTGATCGAACGCATCCGGGAATCCCTCGACCTCGACACCATCTTTGACACCACCACCAGCGAAGTCCGACGACTGCTCAAAACCGATCGCGTCTGTGTCTATCAATTCGCCGAGGATTGGAGTGGGTCATTTATTGCCGAGTCTGTGGGGGCCACCTGGGCACCGCTGGTTCAGCGACAACAACAAGTTCCCACCCTACGAGAAAATGTTAGCCAATGCGATAACATGAACCGCTTGATTGAGGGACAACAGTCCGCTCAACTGGCCCCCCAAGCGAGTGGCCCCGCCAGTCGAGATACCTATCTCCAAGAGACAGAAGGGGGACGTTTCCAGACGGAACAGTCCTTTGCCGTAGAAGACATCTACCACGCCGGCTTCAGCACCTGCTATCTCGAAGTCCTCGAACAATATCAATGTCGCGCCTATGCCATTGTCCCCATCTTTAAGGGACCTCAGCTTTGGGGACTCCTAGCGGCCTATCAGAACAACGGACCTCGCACCTGGGAGAACGAAGAAGTAACCCTACTGCGGCAAATTGGCACCCAACTCGGGGTTGCCATTCAGCAGAGTGAATACCTGCAACAACTGCAAGAGCAATCCCTACAACTCGAAGCCGCCGCGCAACGGGATAAAGCCGCCAAAGAACAACTGCAAAAGCGGGCCCTAGAACTGTTAATGGCAGTCCGTCCGGCCCTGGATGGGGATTTAACCGTGCGGATTCCCGTGACAGAAGACGAAATGGGAACCCTGGCTGACTCCTTCAATAACACCCTGCAAAGCCTGCGTAAAATCGTGATGCAGGTGCAAACCGCCGCCGGACAGGTGGTGCAGAGTTCTCAAAGTAGTGATGCGTCCTTGATGGAGTTGTCGGACCAAGCACAACAGCAATTTGAGGAAATCAGTAAAACCCTCGATCGCATTCAGGATGTGGTGGGTTTCACTCAAACCACCGCCAACAACGCCCAACAGGTAGAAGTGGCACTTCAGGGGGCCAACCGCACCCTAGAAGCCGGGGATGATGCCATGAACCGCACCGTGGAGGGGATTGCCGACATTCGCCAAACCGTGGCCGCCGCCGCCAAAGGGATTGCTCGTCTCACCCAGTCCTCCCAAAACATCGCCAAGGTGGTGAACCTGATTAACAACTTCGCCACTCAAACCAACTTATTGGCCTTGAATGCGGCCATTGAAGCCACCCGGGCCGGGGAATATGGCCGGGGGTTTGCGGTGGTTGCCGATGAGGTGCGCTCCTTGGCCCGTCAGTCGGCGGATGCCACCACGGAGATTGAAAATCTCGTGCAGGAAATCCAGGCGGAAACCAAGGATGTGACCCTGGCGATGGAGATGGCGTCGGAACAGGTGACGAAGGGAACTAATCTGGTGGGCGAAACCCGACAAACCCTCAATGAGATTGTGGCCGCCACGGCCCAAATTGGGGAACTGGTGCAGGGGATTACCCACGCCACTCAGGTGCAAACGGAACAAGCGCAATCGGTGACGGAGATGATGCGTTCTATTGCTGCTATTGCGAACCAAACGTCGGAAAACTCCATCGCCATTTCCTCCCGCTTTAAGGATGCTCTGACGACGGCTCAAGAGTTACAATCGAGTGCGGGGCAGTTTAAGGTGAATTAG
- a CDS encoding response regulator has translation MVQHSTAIRLIQQLAIQNQDQLTGQLNVSAASGERWSLYFCVGRLIWATNYSHPVRSLRRQLSAYCPEFDFGTLAVRESDRFVCWDYQVVWVLLKRNILDKEKAIAIIEQTITDVLFDLFQQERREPLQFETIHHEALSILRMQIVAVNLKQAIKRAKLAFDEWKEAGLAQVSPNLIPIIRNLEALQENVPVKAFEQLRNKVNGQRTLRELSILTKIDMTRLTKSLAPYIRKRWIDLIPGEEIEKPGLTPARTPPGPAARPRNKPLIACVDDSPQLCEQLGKIIESAGYEFISITDSVQALPILLEKRPQLIFLDLVMPVANGYEVCTQLRRMSQFAETPIVILTGNDGVVDRVRAKMVKASDFLGKPIDREKLLATVRKFVQVQVS, from the coding sequence GTGGTACAACATAGCACAGCGATACGCTTAATCCAGCAACTCGCCATCCAAAATCAAGACCAGCTGACTGGACAATTGAACGTCAGTGCGGCCAGTGGTGAACGGTGGAGTCTATATTTTTGCGTGGGTCGTCTAATTTGGGCGACTAACTACTCTCACCCCGTTCGTTCCCTACGGCGGCAATTGAGTGCCTATTGTCCTGAGTTCGATTTCGGGACCCTCGCGGTTCGAGAATCGGATCGATTTGTCTGTTGGGATTATCAAGTGGTTTGGGTTTTACTCAAGCGTAATATCTTGGATAAGGAGAAGGCGATCGCCATTATTGAGCAGACGATTACGGATGTTCTGTTTGACCTGTTTCAGCAAGAACGCCGGGAGCCCCTTCAGTTTGAGACGATTCACCATGAAGCCCTGAGCATTTTACGGATGCAAATTGTGGCGGTGAACCTCAAACAGGCCATCAAACGGGCGAAGTTGGCGTTTGATGAGTGGAAGGAGGCGGGGTTAGCCCAGGTATCTCCCAATCTCATCCCCATCATTCGCAACCTGGAAGCGTTACAGGAGAATGTTCCGGTTAAGGCGTTTGAGCAGTTACGGAACAAGGTCAATGGCCAGCGCACGCTACGGGAGTTGTCGATTTTAACTAAGATTGACATGACCCGGTTAACCAAGTCCTTGGCGCCCTATATCCGCAAACGCTGGATTGATTTGATTCCAGGTGAGGAAATTGAGAAACCAGGACTGACGCCTGCGAGGACCCCCCCAGGTCCGGCGGCGAGGCCGAGGAATAAACCCCTGATTGCCTGTGTGGATGATAGCCCGCAGCTGTGTGAACAACTGGGTAAGATTATTGAGTCTGCCGGCTACGAGTTCATCAGTATCACTGATTCCGTGCAGGCCCTACCCATTTTGCTGGAGAAACGCCCACAACTGATTTTCCTCGATTTGGTGATGCCGGTGGCCAATGGCTATGAGGTCTGTACGCAACTGCGGCGGATGTCTCAATTTGCTGAGACTCCCATTGTCATTCTCACGGGGAACGATGGGGTCGTCGATCGCGTGCGCGCCAAAATGGTCAAAGCGTCGGACTTTTTGGGGAAACCCATTGACCGGGAGAAACTACTCGCAACAGTACGTAAGTTTGTGCAAGTTCAGGTTTCCTGA
- a CDS encoding RNA-guided endonuclease InsQ/TnpB family protein, giving the protein MAASCIVFTDNKGIGRLRLIGSRDLSYYHPEPAKRVRILRRADGYYVQFCIKLDPRLTVSKPLTPSQKAVGIDVGLKYFLADSQGNVEPIPQYYEVAAATGTCVLRNGDRKAEKRLKQLNRQTSKKFRKGKPQSRNYQQARQRYARQHLRVSRQREENAKRVALRLIQSNDLVAYVGEACTKCIDLNVAGLVENRHLSKSISDAGWTLFRRWLDYLRVGRTRIHASGEIPSWLAGEIRSANGDS; this is encoded by the coding sequence ATGGCGGCCAGTTGCATTGTCTTCACCGACAACAAGGGTATCGGACGCTTGCGTTTAATTGGTTCGAGAGATTTAAGTTATTACCATCCTGAACCGGCTAAGCGCGTCAGGATACTCAGGAGGGCTGATGGCTATTACGTTCAGTTTTGTATCAAGCTCGATCCGAGACTGACGGTGTCTAAGCCGCTAACCCCTTCTCAAAAAGCGGTAGGGATTGATGTGGGTTTAAAGTATTTCCTGGCAGACAGCCAAGGAAATGTCGAGCCGATTCCTCAATACTATGAAGTCGCCGCAGCCACAGGAACCTGCGTCCTGCGGAATGGCGACCGAAAGGCTGAAAAGCGACTCAAACAACTCAACCGCCAAACCTCTAAAAAGTTCCGTAAAGGAAAACCCCAGTCTCGTAACTATCAACAAGCTAGACAGCGATATGCTCGTCAACATTTAAGAGTAAGTCGGCAGCGAGAAGAGAACGCCAAGAGAGTGGCACTCCGCCTAATCCAGTCTAACGATTTGGTGGCCTATGTTGGCGAAGCCTGCACGAAGTGCATAGATTTGAATGTTGCCGGGTTAGTCGAGAATCGCCATCTGTCTAAATCGATTAGCGATGCGGGATGGACGTTGTTTCGCCGTTGGCTTGACTACTTGAGGGTGGGGCGCACCCGAATTCACGCATCGGGAGAGATTCCCTCTTGGTTGGCTGGAGAGATCCGGTCAGCTAACGGAGACTCGTAG
- a CDS encoding response regulator, giving the protein MSNTILVVEDGMTDRETINRYLKQDGSVVINAENGEEALNKVEQRRPDLIVLDVILPGQSGFELCREFKTNPETKGIPIIICSSKDTDVDKTWGNMLGADAYLTKPVDEDLLLKTVHRLIG; this is encoded by the coding sequence ATGAGCAATACGATTCTCGTCGTCGAAGATGGCATGACCGATCGCGAAACAATTAACCGCTATCTTAAACAAGACGGTTCAGTGGTGATCAACGCCGAAAATGGTGAGGAAGCCTTGAATAAAGTGGAACAACGCCGTCCAGACCTGATTGTGCTGGATGTGATTCTCCCGGGACAGAGCGGTTTTGAACTCTGTCGTGAGTTTAAGACTAATCCCGAGACTAAGGGAATCCCTATCATTATCTGTTCGAGTAAGGATACTGATGTGGATAAGACCTGGGGCAATATGTTGGGGGCCGATGCCTATCTGACAAAGCCTGTCGATGAAGACCTGCTCCTGAAAACCGTTCATCGGTTAATTGGCTGA